The Hippoglossus hippoglossus isolate fHipHip1 chromosome 10, fHipHip1.pri, whole genome shotgun sequence DNA segment ACCGCCAAACCAGTCGGTCAGAGATGGAtgctgctggatgatgttacaggcagcataacgttcaccacactgtctccagactctttcacaccTGTCACAAGTGTGtaaacctgctctcatctgtgaagtaactttcatttgcaccaagTTCAACTGACTGAGGTTATTCTGTGtcgattaagtgttcccttcatttttttaaagcagtgtATATAGATTTGCAGCAGCCTGAATCAGCTCCACATTGCAGAGATTGAGCTGAATCTGGAGCACTGTTTACGCCCTATATATATTATtgctattttatattttcttgtttatatacagtgtttgcttatttattacttttccCTGATGTATCTTGTCTTTTTTATGAAGATTGAACTCAGTCTGCTTGAAATATCTCTTTAGCCTTTGTAAATTAAACAAGAGCTCTTTGTAATGGATTGATTTATTCAAACCAAAGGCTAGGAGGACTAAAGAGCTTTTAATTTCAACGTAGAACGGAGCAGCACCATGTCTGCATATTTGTCACATTTCTGCAGTAATCCATTTTAAGGGATCCTTATccaaagtgtttattttttacacgTCAAAAATGATCTTATCTGctactgtatgtttgttttaatgtaaagGCTAATACTGACTATATGAGAACTGATCCAGTGTTGGTCGGCTTTTGGTTGATGTcatgtggggtttttttgtccttaactgtaaatataaattttCTCCTGTGTCTCAGAACTTGACCCGACTCTACCTTGACAAGGCAACGTTGGTGTGGAACGGCAACGCGGTGTCAGGACACGATGCTCTGGGCGAGTTCTTTGAGTCACTGCCATCAAGCGAGTTCCAAGTGCACACGCTGGACTGTCAGCCAGTTCACGGTTAGTGGgacaaacaaatatttaaacaaagtaAAGTATGAACACATATCTTCCTCCATAAATTAAACATGATGATCCTCCACTGATCCAACATCAATCtattctttctttattcacaGAACAAGCGACTCAAGGCCAGACGACACTGCTCGTGGTCACTGGTGGGACCGTCAAGTTTGAAGGGAACAAACAGCGTTTCTTCAACCAGAACTTTCTACTGACAGCTCAGGCGTCGACCAACAATGACCAGCCTGTTTGGAAAATCGCTAGTGACTGTTTCCGATTTCAGGACTGGAACAACTGAGGGCTTCTCCTCGTCTACGCCTAACGTTTGAACAGTCAACAGGCAGAACACTGATAATTGAtatgctgtttttgtttacttttttgttataaaataaataataggcCATGCCACAGATTACGAAAAGGATGTTTATTTTTCGAAATGTTGAACAAGGCATGTGATCAAAATTaagtaataaatacaaacagGATCACTGTACAACCATCTTTTAAGTGACTGTCAATGTCTGCGTCCATAAGTGTTTAATGACAATTCATCAGCACAGTACTTTGAAAAATacatagaaaacacaaataattaaatcagACTTAACTTCAGATGTTTAGATACCAAATTGTGCAAGAACTTGTCAACTGAGGTAAAGTACAGACAGTATTACAGTATGCCAGTTCCGACTACAGCTAATGCTAGAATAGCTACGAGCTAAAGCATTTTAGTAGTTAAGCATGCTTGCACTTAAATAAATATGCTTCTCTACAACTGTTAGGACAGAAGCTCTTTCTATACAAGCGACCCATTATTTCCCAATCTTACATATTGAAACAATAGTTTACTTTATCTTCCTGAGTCATGTATGTTTACACATTTTGGTCTGAACGTTCTGGATAGATccaaacaataacaagtgaataaataaaacaattggAAAGAAATAAGCAGACACGATTGTTACCCATGTCAGTATCTCTTGGCGAGGAAATATTTTTCCTTAAGCCCCAAGTAAACATTAACCTGGCAGTTAAGCCATTtttgtaacaaacacacaaactattagttttatatatatatgccacTTATTTCTGCTTGACTACACAAGTActgcagactgaaggcacaGTAACAAAAGTACTTCAACTTTACAAGAGCTTAATGAGAGCTGCTGATTACAGTTAAGTTTTCAATGGAAGTAACAACAAAGCGTCGGAAGTATATGGAGGACAGtggtactttttaaaaacaacaaaattgtGTGCCGAATAATTTACGTGGATGGCAGCTGTGAGTTCTCATGGTTTCAAACCTTTCTGCGGAATAAGCCACTCTAGTGCATCTCTCTTAAAATTCATAGTCTTCCAACACacgagaataaaaaaaagcagcacatATTGATCCGACAGCTACGACTATTTACagcatttagctttttttgtCCGAGACACTTTTCATTTGGATGTCTGTGGTATACACATGGCATGAAAAACTAAACACCGGTGCCAGAAACAGTTTTTGTAGATCAGAACAGTGGTTATGGTGATGAGTGGGACTCTTGGGTAAAGAGTTATTTGCGTCCGTACATTCTCTCTATTTGGGGGAGATAGTGGTTCTTaatctctttcctcttcagcttgAAAGCGTCTGTGACAAGACCAGTCTCTGGGGTCCACGGCTCGGGACTCAGGTGCACCTTCACTGGAATCTCAAATCGTTGGAGTTTAactggaggaaaaggaaaaaggaacagATCAGTGATGCtcactcatcttttttttttttttttttaaccaaaacaCATTGGTACATAAACTAAAGCCGAGATCACACTACACAACTTTCAAAGTAGTCGGACTGCTCTGCGGTTCACACTACAGGACTTGCTGTCTTGAGATCGAAAGTCTTCACGACTGACTGTCGTTTAGCGGTCAGACACTACACAATTGTTCATATTCTGTTACAGAATGATACatcaagctggaggaggtgaaacgCCTCAGTTGACATCAGTAGTAAAGAATATAGAGCGGCTGGGGACATAGTTTTCAGTCTGAACCCATTTttagacatgtgcagtgtaataAATTAGAGGGCACCTCACCACTTCATGTTCCTTCACCACCTTCACCCTGTCATGTGCTGTAATTGGCTGGAGTTGATTGGGGGTTACGCCAACTAACTAAATTTTCAGCAGGCTGGacagctctgatctctctctaATCGATAATGATTGGCGACTGTCAATCAATCGCCAATCAGGggcttttgtctgtgtctggCAAATCCAGCTGAAAATCATGTAGCATGAACTAGgctgagaaaatgtcagaggTAAAACGTATGGACAAAACTAAACCTAATAAAAAGACTGTCAGCTCTTACTGTTGGCAGCAACGGCCTTGATCTCCTTCAGAACTTCCCTCTCCATTTCGGGGTGAGTGCAGATCtcctcccatgatcccacaaTGCTTCTCTGTTTGGCCAGCTCCGTCAGCTTTTTCTGGTTGGGAACCACAAAGCTGATCACGTAGTTCTGCTCACTGCGAAGAGTAGTAGTAGAAACAAAGTTAATAAAAGTCATTCTCAGTACTGAAAGTGTTCAGTTTGAACATTGAAAATAATTACGATAATTAGTCAGAGTGAAATTGAAAACTTTGGGATGTGCTGATAAAACAATGGACGTAggcacagaaataaaagcacTGATTAACGATGAtgttattaacattattattgaTCAATGATAAGACATACCTCACAAACCATCCACTCTCAACTCACATACAGAATAAACTTTTATATGATTTTGGAAGACGAATAAACTATCAGCAATTGGACAGTACATATCTTCCAATAGAACTTAAACCAATGACAATCGGTCCTAATATCAAGATATATATGCGTACACATGAAGGACAAGTCACATGAATAAACAGGAAAGATTAATATTATTTAACTCAATTATATATTTAGAACCATATCTGCTGTGCTGGCCATTGAGGACAGGGCTTATAactaactaaccctaacc contains these protein-coding regions:
- the nxt2 gene encoding NTF2-related export protein 2 isoform X2, with amino-acid sequence MDFRTHVDQSCRYSEEFVNIYYDCMDKKRRNLTRLYLDKATLVWNGNAVSGHDALGEFFESLPSSEFQVHTLDCQPVHEQATQGQTTLLVVTGGTVKFEGNKQRFFNQNFLLTAQASTNNDQPVWKIASDCFRFQDWNN
- the nxt2 gene encoding NTF2-related export protein 2 isoform X3 — protein: MDKKRRNLTRLYLDKATLVWNGNAVSGHDALGEFFESLPSSEFQVHTLDCQPVHEQATQGQTTLLVVTGGTVKFEGNKQRFFNQNFLLTAQASTNNDQPVWKIASDCFRFQDWNN
- the nxt2 gene encoding NTF2-related export protein 2 isoform X1; the encoded protein is MASTLDFRTHVDQSCRYSEEFVNIYYDCMDKKRRNLTRLYLDKATLVWNGNAVSGHDALGEFFESLPSSEFQVHTLDCQPVHEQATQGQTTLLVVTGGTVKFEGNKQRFFNQNFLLTAQASTNNDQPVWKIASDCFRFQDWNN